Proteins encoded within one genomic window of Methanosarcina barkeri str. Wiesmoor:
- a CDS encoding DUF1269 domain-containing protein, with protein MATLTVLKFEATDGAQKALHVVEDLSKKQLINLHDAAIVTWPEGKKKPKTEQLHNLAGVGALSGAFWGMLFGLIFFVPILGLVVGAAMGALAGSMSHVGINEDFIKSVRSKVTEGTSALFLMTSDVVEDRVADAMKQLKFEIIATNLSAEEEKKLHETFVEEEAAPA; from the coding sequence ATGGCAACTTTAACAGTTTTGAAATTTGAAGCTACCGATGGCGCCCAAAAAGCGCTTCACGTGGTTGAGGACTTAAGCAAGAAACAATTGATCAACCTGCATGACGCAGCCATAGTTACCTGGCCTGAGGGGAAAAAGAAGCCAAAAACAGAGCAACTGCACAATTTAGCAGGTGTAGGCGCATTGAGTGGAGCTTTTTGGGGTATGCTTTTTGGCCTGATTTTTTTTGTTCCTATACTTGGTCTGGTTGTTGGGGCAGCAATGGGCGCACTTGCAGGTTCCATGTCTCATGTGGGTATCAATGAGGATTTTATAAAGTCAGTGCGCAGCAAAGTGACTGAAGGCACTTCAGCTCTCTTTTTGATGACCAGTGATGTTGTAGAAGATAGAGTCGCAGATGCCATGAAACAGCTCAAGTTTGAAATCATTGCTACCAACCTATCCGCAGAAGAAGAGAAAAAACTGCATGAGACATTCGTTGAAGAAGAAGCAGCTCCAGCATGA
- a CDS encoding mechanosensitive ion channel family protein: MVEIEQMLPLGRILLRLAFILVLTIGAIIVSRLFLKRLLWPAIKKTKTTVDDRILRLLENLLLLYIILQGMQAIVRLFSEPVGIYSKLVDDLFFLLYWSIGVYIIIRLISITSNWYLSRVPLRDREKIDQRVVRSIQYIFLLVFSFLAIVILLKHFGITGTALTASLTALGLSGIIIGLAAQTTLADIITGIVLLIDRPFRIGDRIRIEKLDTWGDVVEIGWRSTRILTRDNRLVIIPNSVIGMDLITNYSIPDKIYRVETDVVVSYGPDIEHVRDLIIEAMKQEDWIMHENPIQVLLLEFTGSGMKLKARCWIEDYVETRVSEDRLNTAIYKALINANIAMPSSDIIIHFADQGNVLTISKKDKN, translated from the coding sequence GTGGTTGAAATTGAACAGATGCTGCCGCTTGGCAGAATTCTCCTGAGGCTGGCTTTTATTCTGGTACTGACAATAGGAGCCATAATAGTAAGTCGATTATTTCTGAAGCGCTTGCTCTGGCCGGCAATCAAAAAGACAAAAACAACAGTTGATGACAGAATACTCCGCCTTTTAGAAAATCTCTTGTTACTTTATATTATTTTGCAGGGAATGCAGGCGATAGTAAGGCTGTTCAGTGAGCCTGTAGGTATCTATTCAAAATTAGTGGATGATCTCTTTTTCCTTCTCTACTGGAGTATAGGAGTCTATATAATTATTCGCCTCATATCTATCACTTCAAACTGGTACTTATCCAGGGTACCATTGCGGGATCGGGAAAAAATCGACCAGCGAGTTGTTCGCTCCATACAATACATATTTCTGCTGGTTTTCAGTTTTCTAGCTATAGTTATACTCCTGAAACATTTCGGAATCACGGGAACTGCACTTACCGCATCACTTACAGCTCTCGGTCTCAGTGGAATAATCATTGGACTTGCAGCCCAGACAACTCTTGCTGATATCATTACCGGAATTGTGCTTTTAATTGACCGCCCCTTCAGAATCGGAGACCGTATTCGAATCGAAAAACTCGATACGTGGGGAGATGTGGTAGAGATCGGGTGGAGGTCAACGCGTATTCTTACAAGAGACAATAGGCTTGTAATAATCCCCAATTCTGTAATCGGAATGGATTTGATCACTAATTATTCCATACCCGATAAGATATACCGTGTAGAGACCGATGTAGTTGTATCCTACGGTCCGGATATAGAGCACGTACGGGATCTGATTATTGAAGCTATGAAGCAAGAAGACTGGATCATGCATGAAAATCCTATACAGGTCCTTTTACTCGAGTTCACAGGGTCAGGGATGAAGCTCAAAGCCAGATGCTGGATAGAGGATTATGTAGAGACAAGGGTTTCAGAAGACCGACTGAATACGGCAATTTATAAAGCTTTGATAAATGCAAATATAGCAATGCCTTCTTCTGATATCATTATTCATTTTGCTGACCAGGGAAATGTGTTAACAATTTCCAAAAAAGACAAGAATTAA
- a CDS encoding sodium:proton antiporter has protein sequence MTSEIEYFVIAFAVLLFVFGLVSRKISGTVVTAPMIFVAAGMLLSPEGLDLVSFSSSSTPVLNVAELALVLTLFSDASKIELQSLLREEKLPGRLLIIGTPLTIAFGAIIAAFLLKNITLAEAGLIGAMLSPTDAGLGQAIVNNKKVPAKIRQALNVESGLNDGGAIPFFLFFLILAGGEALEQPVGTLIVLAFEQIGIGMLVGAVVGLAGGWLSSKAVRVGWMSGLYRKIGFMSLAVISWLVADLIGGSGFIAAFTGGLITQAAGKIKATEEEIILTEAEGSILSFAVFFIFGITVAARIFSISWPIFIYAVLSLTLIRMIPVAISLIGMKLHTKTVLFLGWFGPRGLASVVLLLIAMEETGGIGGSETLSLAVTTTVFLSVFVQGATAGPGSEWYSRIVAALPADAPEKKKVGESSTSPDNLDYQTQLLGYKRK, from the coding sequence ATGACCTCAGAAATTGAATATTTTGTCATAGCATTTGCTGTGTTGCTCTTTGTCTTTGGTCTTGTCTCCCGAAAGATCTCGGGCACTGTAGTCACAGCTCCTATGATCTTTGTGGCAGCAGGAATGCTGCTCAGCCCAGAAGGGCTTGACCTTGTGAGTTTTTCTTCAAGCAGCACTCCAGTTCTTAATGTAGCCGAGCTTGCACTTGTCCTGACTTTATTTTCGGATGCCTCAAAAATTGAGCTACAGTCACTATTGCGTGAAGAGAAACTTCCAGGCCGGCTTCTAATAATTGGAACACCGCTAACAATTGCCTTCGGGGCTATTATTGCTGCTTTTCTTTTAAAGAATATAACACTTGCAGAAGCAGGTCTTATAGGAGCCATGCTTTCTCCCACCGATGCAGGACTTGGCCAGGCGATAGTTAACAATAAAAAAGTACCTGCAAAAATCAGGCAGGCACTCAACGTAGAGAGTGGACTCAATGACGGGGGTGCAATTCCTTTCTTTCTCTTTTTCCTGATACTTGCAGGTGGAGAGGCACTAGAACAGCCAGTAGGTACCCTGATCGTCCTGGCGTTTGAACAGATAGGTATAGGAATGCTTGTGGGCGCAGTTGTAGGGCTTGCAGGGGGATGGCTTTCTAGCAAAGCTGTAAGGGTCGGATGGATGTCAGGGCTTTACCGCAAAATCGGGTTTATGTCCCTGGCTGTCATCTCCTGGCTTGTAGCAGACTTGATTGGGGGTAGTGGGTTCATTGCCGCTTTTACAGGTGGGCTCATTACTCAAGCTGCAGGTAAAATAAAAGCTACAGAAGAAGAGATCATCCTTACAGAAGCTGAAGGGAGCATACTTAGTTTTGCAGTTTTTTTCATATTCGGAATTACAGTGGCTGCAAGAATTTTTTCAATCAGCTGGCCAATATTTATCTATGCGGTGCTGAGCCTTACGCTTATCCGTATGATACCTGTTGCAATCTCCCTGATAGGCATGAAATTGCATACTAAAACCGTACTTTTCCTTGGATGGTTTGGGCCCAGAGGTCTCGCATCTGTTGTTCTGTTATTGATTGCTATGGAAGAAACTGGAGGAATTGGGGGAAGTGAAACTCTAAGTCTTGCCGTGACCACAACTGTTTTTCTAAGCGTCTTTGTCCAGGGAGCGACAGCAGGACCTGGAAGTGAATGGTATTCCCGCATAGTAGCAGCGCTGCCTGCTGATGCACCTGAAAAAAAGAAGGTAGGAGAGTCTTCTACAAGCCCCGATAATCTGGACTATCAGACCCAATTACTTGGTTATAAAAGAAAATAG
- a CDS encoding DUF1269 domain-containing protein: MATLTVLKFDAADGAQKALHVVEDLSKRQLINLHDAAIVTWPEGKKKPKTEQLRNLTGAGALSGAFWGMLFGLIFFIPIFGLVVGATLGALTGSMADIGISDDFIRSVRSKVTEGTSALFLMTSDAVQDKVAEAARGMNFELIASNLSKEEEDKLRAAFAEEEAAPAY, encoded by the coding sequence ATGGCAACTTTAACAGTTCTGAAGTTTGATGCCGCTGACGGCGCCCAAAAAGCGCTTCATGTGGTTGAAGATTTAAGCAAGAGACAATTGATCAATCTGCATGATGCAGCCATAGTTACCTGGCCTGAGGGGAAAAAGAAGCCAAAAACAGAGCAACTGCGCAATTTAACAGGTGCAGGTGCACTGAGCGGCGCTTTTTGGGGTATGCTGTTTGGCCTGATTTTCTTTATTCCTATATTTGGTCTGGTCGTTGGGGCTACACTGGGTGCACTGACAGGTTCAATGGCCGATATAGGAATTAGTGACGATTTCATAAGATCAGTACGCAGCAAAGTAACAGAAGGCACATCGGCCCTTTTCTTGATGACCAGTGATGCTGTACAGGATAAGGTGGCAGAAGCTGCCAGGGGAATGAATTTTGAACTCATTGCCTCCAACCTGTCAAAAGAAGAAGAAGACAAACTGCGTGCTGCCTTTGCCGAAGAAGAAGCAGCTCCAGCATACTGA
- a CDS encoding DUF1269 domain-containing protein, which produces MDEIMYGPMQLLVIVFDNPNFHGQIRRELESVMNKGMIRLIDLLFIWKDEDGNIKSLETTQLDEEERMRFGAVVGGLIGYGAGGEEGARGGTEAGILAAAQENYGITEEDILEITEAIPEGTAAAILIIEHLWAKNLKQAIRDAGGVLVSQGMLTPELLVAVGEELTEAVKFAEKKKKGPQAAPAF; this is translated from the coding sequence ATGGATGAAATAATGTATGGACCAATGCAGCTCTTAGTCATAGTATTTGACAATCCGAACTTCCACGGTCAGATCCGCCGTGAACTTGAATCAGTCATGAATAAAGGTATGATCAGGCTTATTGATTTGCTGTTTATATGGAAAGACGAAGATGGGAATATCAAGTCTCTTGAGACTACACAACTGGATGAAGAAGAAAGAATGCGTTTTGGTGCTGTCGTTGGGGGACTTATCGGATACGGAGCTGGCGGTGAAGAAGGGGCTAGAGGAGGCACAGAGGCAGGAATCCTTGCAGCAGCCCAGGAGAATTATGGAATCACTGAAGAAGATATCCTGGAGATAACTGAGGCTATACCTGAAGGTACCGCCGCTGCTATCCTTATTATTGAACACCTATGGGCAAAAAACCTGAAACAGGCGATCCGAGATGCAGGAGGAGTGCTGGTTTCCCAGGGTATGCTCACACCTGAGCTGCTCGTTGCGGTTGGAGAAGAACTGACAGAAGCTGTTAAATTTGCAGAGAAAAAGAAAAAGGGACCTCAGGCAGCACCTGCATTCTGA
- a CDS encoding AI-2E family transporter, whose amino-acid sequence MKINRISVPAEILVYSTFAVILTIGMREISSILTTVFFSIFVALILTPSVRWFKRKGIPGILSMLLVILLLTLIISLFGVVIVGAAIQIGNQLPNYQSQLTEILDELLPYLPSTEDLSLQSVFRGITSLAISLTVSVLNGLINAGTTVGIIIVTAAFLLLGAAGAQEKKEQKAEEQLVIESRLNKFGKGLIEFIVIRTEVNLVTAIGIAVILLIGGIDFAVFWGILAFFLGYIPYIGLALTTIPPAFFGLLQYGFVGALAVIIAISIVNALTENVIFPSLAGKGLKLSPAIVFLSLLYWNYVLGATGMLLATPLTMVLKIILDSFDETRWLARLMGPVGNDTEDKEIAGQEEGN is encoded by the coding sequence ATGAAAATAAATAGAATCTCGGTACCTGCTGAGATTTTAGTGTACAGTACTTTTGCTGTTATCCTGACAATAGGAATGAGGGAAATATCTTCCATACTCACAACCGTATTTTTCTCCATCTTCGTCGCACTGATACTTACCCCATCTGTCCGCTGGTTCAAGCGAAAAGGCATTCCCGGAATACTGAGCATGCTTCTGGTAATTTTGTTATTAACCCTAATTATCTCGCTTTTCGGGGTAGTGATTGTAGGAGCTGCAATCCAGATTGGAAACCAACTTCCAAACTATCAGAGTCAGTTGACAGAAATCCTGGATGAACTTTTACCATATCTTCCATCCACCGAAGATCTATCCCTGCAGTCCGTTTTTCGTGGTATTACATCACTTGCAATCAGCCTTACGGTAAGCGTCCTTAATGGACTCATAAATGCCGGGACAACAGTTGGAATAATCATAGTCACAGCAGCATTTTTGCTGCTGGGTGCTGCCGGAGCTCAGGAAAAAAAAGAACAAAAAGCTGAAGAACAGCTCGTAATCGAATCACGTCTGAATAAATTTGGTAAGGGCCTGATAGAGTTTATTGTTATAAGAACAGAAGTAAATCTTGTTACGGCCATTGGAATTGCAGTTATTCTCCTTATAGGAGGTATCGACTTTGCGGTTTTTTGGGGCATCCTGGCATTTTTTCTAGGTTATATTCCCTACATAGGCCTGGCTTTAACCACAATTCCACCTGCATTCTTCGGGCTGCTTCAATATGGGTTTGTAGGGGCTCTGGCTGTTATTATTGCTATCTCGATAGTAAATGCACTCACTGAAAACGTAATCTTTCCTTCACTCGCAGGAAAAGGCCTGAAACTATCTCCAGCTATTGTATTTCTATCTCTTCTCTACTGGAATTATGTGCTTGGAGCTACAGGAATGCTGCTTGCCACGCCTCTTACCATGGTTTTGAAGATTATCCTGGATAGTTTTGATGAAACCAGATGGCTTGCCAGATTGATGGGCCCAGTCGGAAATGACACCGAAGACAAGGAAATTGCAGGGCAGGAAGAAGGAAATTAA
- a CDS encoding TIGR00341 family protein, which yields MRLVQVLIPVGKRQPVLAVLDDEGIDYAVWDETGRKDFEALVQFPVPPIGVEPVLTRLRKAGISENTYTIVLTPETIVSRRMEVLKQRYSGTRISREELIARAENLAPETSTYLVFLVLSAIIATGGLLLDSAATIIGAMVVAPLMGPAISASVGTVLDDRKLASRGIKMQIGGLLLAIAVGALIGILLKESILLPPGLDIREISQIAERTNPNFLSLFLALGSGIAGAISIVRNAGSALVGVAIAIALVPPAATSGLGLAWGLPLVAVAAAVLVLVNLLAVNVSALIMFWVSGFRPVETEAVVHARSSVISHVVLLFIAIASLSVALGLVTYSSFQAALVEQEVNGEMTAMFKDPEYAEKNLTLEEVTVGYMPIDFLFKKPVKVSLLIGRRAGQEVPPDMASKAAYRLTEATGKDVRIKIGFVESQKFP from the coding sequence ATGCGTCTTGTTCAGGTACTCATTCCAGTGGGTAAGCGACAGCCTGTGCTCGCAGTGCTAGATGACGAAGGGATAGACTATGCCGTATGGGACGAAACAGGCAGAAAGGACTTTGAAGCCCTTGTCCAGTTTCCAGTCCCTCCTATTGGTGTAGAACCAGTACTTACCAGATTACGCAAGGCAGGAATTAGCGAAAATACCTATACTATTGTCCTGACACCTGAAACTATAGTATCAAGACGCATGGAAGTTCTAAAGCAGCGCTACTCTGGAACCCGTATCTCGCGGGAAGAATTGATTGCACGTGCAGAGAACCTCGCACCTGAAACTTCTACTTATCTTGTGTTTCTTGTCCTGAGCGCGATTATTGCAACTGGAGGCCTCTTGCTTGATTCGGCTGCAACAATCATCGGAGCAATGGTCGTGGCTCCACTTATGGGGCCTGCAATTTCTGCAAGTGTAGGCACTGTTCTTGACGACAGAAAACTTGCTTCTCGAGGAATTAAAATGCAGATTGGAGGGCTGCTGCTCGCAATTGCAGTGGGTGCCCTTATCGGCATACTTCTTAAAGAATCGATACTTTTGCCACCTGGCCTCGATATCCGAGAAATATCCCAGATAGCCGAGAGGACCAACCCTAATTTCCTTTCTCTTTTCCTTGCTCTGGGATCGGGTATAGCAGGAGCTATCAGTATTGTCAGGAACGCAGGTTCTGCCCTTGTGGGTGTTGCAATTGCAATTGCTCTCGTTCCGCCAGCTGCAACGTCAGGGCTGGGACTCGCATGGGGGCTACCCTTAGTAGCAGTTGCAGCTGCCGTGCTCGTGCTTGTTAACCTGCTTGCTGTCAACGTATCAGCCCTCATAATGTTCTGGGTTTCCGGTTTTCGTCCGGTAGAGACAGAAGCAGTTGTACATGCCCGTTCTTCTGTGATCTCGCATGTAGTTTTACTTTTCATTGCAATTGCCTCACTCTCTGTAGCTCTTGGGCTTGTTACCTATTCTTCTTTTCAGGCAGCTCTTGTTGAACAGGAGGTTAACGGAGAAATGACAGCTATGTTCAAAGATCCCGAATATGCAGAAAAAAATTTGACACTTGAAGAAGTTACAGTCGGCTATATGCCTATAGATTTCTTGTTTAAAAAACCTGTAAAAGTATCCCTCCTGATAGGCCGCAGAGCAGGTCAGGAAGTCCCTCCAGATATGGCCAGTAAAGCTGCTTACCGCCTGACAGAAGCTACAGGTAAAGATGTTAGAATTAAAATCGGTTTTGTAGAGTCGCAGAAATTCCCGTAA
- a CDS encoding AI-2E family transporter produces MDMENQSIPARILLYSTAAVILTIGMREIAPILTVFFFSVFIALIFTPLVRWLKKKGIPGGLSVFLAILLFAFIVLILGVIVASAAIQFGSQIPQYQDQLTDFMSNLAKYIPSYDGFSVQSIIRGIVSITVSFVVNIFNGLVNTGTTAGIIILTTAFMLIEATNVPEKINEKIEKQSELQLRLSIFSRKLVKFIVIRAEINLITAVAITITFLISGIDYAILWGVLIFILSYIPYIGLVIASIPPIVIALFKYGPLGALAVIVVIAAVDGITENVLFPSLMGKGLQLSPAFLFLALIYWNFVLGGAGALLSIPLTMALKIMFESFDETKWMARLMGPPGEIE; encoded by the coding sequence ATGGATATGGAGAATCAGTCGATACCAGCCAGGATTTTACTTTACAGTACAGCTGCGGTTATCCTGACAATTGGAATGCGGGAGATTGCTCCAATACTTACAGTCTTCTTTTTCTCTGTATTTATCGCACTGATCTTTACTCCGCTTGTCCGATGGCTTAAGAAAAAAGGAATTCCCGGGGGACTGAGTGTCTTTCTGGCAATTCTGTTATTTGCCTTCATAGTCCTGATTCTTGGAGTAATAGTTGCCAGCGCAGCAATCCAGTTTGGAAGCCAGATCCCGCAATATCAAGATCAGTTAACTGACTTTATGAGTAATCTTGCAAAATATATCCCTTCATATGACGGTTTTTCCGTGCAGTCAATCATTCGTGGCATCGTGTCAATTACGGTTTCCTTTGTGGTAAACATCTTTAATGGGCTTGTAAATACCGGGACAACAGCTGGAATTATCATACTCACGACGGCCTTTATGTTAATAGAGGCTACAAATGTTCCTGAAAAAATAAATGAGAAAATTGAAAAGCAATCTGAACTCCAATTGAGGTTAAGTATCTTTAGCAGGAAGTTAGTAAAATTTATTGTTATAAGAGCTGAAATAAATCTTATCACAGCCGTTGCAATTACTATTACTTTCCTTATCAGCGGGATCGACTATGCGATTCTCTGGGGAGTTCTTATATTCATTCTGAGTTACATCCCCTATATTGGTCTTGTTATAGCTTCCATTCCTCCCATAGTGATTGCGCTTTTTAAGTATGGGCCTTTAGGTGCTCTTGCAGTTATTGTCGTTATCGCTGCTGTTGACGGAATCACAGAAAATGTCCTTTTCCCTTCACTTATGGGAAAAGGCCTGCAGTTATCTCCAGCCTTTTTATTTCTTGCTCTTATCTACTGGAATTTTGTACTCGGAGGCGCAGGTGCATTACTTTCCATACCTCTTACAATGGCTTTGAAAATCATGTTTGAGAGTTTTGATGAAACAAAATGGATGGCCAGATTAATGGGCCCACCAGGAGAGATAGAGTAA
- a CDS encoding PGF-pre-PGF domain-containing protein codes for MFSVLTGVVHNQTIQCKCLNICPEKKVTKFSEVTANCTVSRNSLFTEESMTFLDHRINHASITLNRYNEKKWNKIPATLFSEDNKYLYFTAETPGFSPFAITGKLATKENVVEILPEPETKYQENNTGDMAANIEHTLSRKKKLMECPGFEVIYCIIRLLGAFRYRRR; via the coding sequence ATGTTTTCCGTGCTGACAGGAGTAGTACACAATCAGACGATTCAATGTAAATGTTTGAATATTTGTCCTGAAAAAAAGGTTACAAAATTCTCTGAAGTAACTGCAAATTGCACGGTTTCCCGAAATAGTCTATTTACCGAGGAAAGCATGACATTTTTGGATCACAGAATTAACCATGCTTCAATTACTCTTAACAGGTACAATGAGAAGAAATGGAACAAAATTCCAGCCACCCTGTTCAGTGAAGATAACAAATACCTGTATTTCACAGCCGAAACCCCAGGATTCTCGCCCTTTGCAATAACAGGCAAGCTTGCGACAAAAGAAAATGTGGTTGAAATATTGCCAGAACCTGAAACCAAATACCAAGAAAATAATACTGGAGATATGGCAGCCAATATAGAACATACCCTAAGCAGAAAGAAAAAACTAATGGAATGTCCTGGGTTTGAAGTGATTTACTGCATTATCAGACTTCTTGGAGCTTTCCGCTATCGAAGGAGATAA
- a CDS encoding type II CAAX prenyl endopeptidase Rce1 family protein, with protein sequence MNKKVLRNTVVFIVLVILSGWIGFLVDSTLPEQPKGDSPGMGIWLVLPMLTAVAITIFSRGNWKDFGFKPNFKGNIKWYLIAALIFPVVTAAVLIIGVTTKWIDLSTFDFRPLVLVFSSTLLFNFIKNIFDGAPLHGYLTSQLLKLDLNDWKIYLIVGGLWGIWHIPYYLIFLPETDIQAVLPVNRTIFSIFMTITIVFWAVMFVELYRITKSIWPGIILHMVEDSLINPLVISGFISIAAGKEILISPIFGIITTILYLLVGLGIRAYRKQASQIMFSEIKEERSFPN encoded by the coding sequence ATGAACAAAAAAGTTCTTCGCAATACTGTTGTATTTATTGTCCTTGTTATTCTCAGCGGATGGATAGGTTTTCTTGTAGACTCTACCCTTCCCGAGCAACCAAAAGGTGATTCTCCTGGTATGGGGATATGGTTGGTATTGCCTATGTTGACTGCAGTTGCAATCACCATATTCTCAAGGGGTAATTGGAAAGATTTCGGTTTCAAGCCGAATTTCAAAGGAAACATAAAATGGTACTTGATTGCTGCTTTGATTTTTCCTGTTGTAACAGCGGCTGTTCTGATAATCGGAGTTACAACAAAATGGATTGACTTATCAACCTTTGATTTCAGACCTTTAGTTTTGGTGTTTTCCAGTACTCTGTTATTTAATTTTATTAAAAATATTTTTGATGGAGCTCCTTTACATGGTTATCTAACTTCACAACTCCTAAAATTAGATCTTAATGATTGGAAGATATATCTCATTGTTGGCGGTCTTTGGGGAATCTGGCATATTCCATATTACCTGATCTTTTTACCTGAAACCGATATTCAAGCAGTTTTACCTGTCAATCGAACTATATTTTCTATTTTTATGACTATAACGATTGTATTCTGGGCGGTGATGTTTGTTGAGCTTTATAGGATAACAAAATCAATTTGGCCGGGTATTATACTGCATATGGTAGAAGATTCGCTAATAAATCCTTTAGTTATATCAGGTTTTATCAGCATTGCAGCAGGAAAAGAAATTCTTATTTCACCAATCTTTGGTATTATTACTACAATTCTTTACTTATTAGTTGGACTTGGAATAAGAGCTTATAGAAAACAGGCAAGTCAAATAATGTTTAGCGAAATAAAGGAGGAAAGAAGTTTTCCCAATTAA
- a CDS encoding tetratricopeptide repeat protein yields MTCKKLTSSPPEWDPPAPSTVYIKIKNIPYETFKARLNEGLVTTELDQIRYRLEKRIYCCGVCSKHVNGYCIITNRKVEPERICKAFVPKEEFIYLDSRPGSETSPDFRYLSETGLRKNYLEGEDPEKSNLKSTESLYEEGVILYRQGRLRLALEAFDMVLLENPRHFPALFHRGNTLLKLKRYEEALETFESASRINPNHPGLWTNSGFALVKLEHLRQALEAFEKSISLNPVQKNAWEGKEAVLVRVRKCEEKLKEFEKSLKRNPEDADIWFEKGKLYLKLGELEKSREAFEKALEEKSENAEAWHLRGKILFETGSEKEALHAFEMALRKKPNFPEAWYEKGRVLLSLGNPKGAENAFKIAADLSESKGAKAKAETARARVKRSGSVK; encoded by the coding sequence ATGACTTGCAAAAAACTGACCTCAAGCCCTCCAGAATGGGATCCACCTGCACCTTCAACAGTCTATATCAAAATTAAAAACATTCCGTACGAAACGTTCAAAGCACGGCTGAACGAGGGGCTAGTTACAACTGAGCTTGACCAGATTCGATACCGGCTGGAAAAAAGAATCTACTGCTGTGGGGTCTGTTCCAAGCATGTTAATGGATACTGCATTATTACAAACCGGAAAGTTGAGCCAGAACGGATTTGTAAGGCTTTTGTGCCAAAAGAAGAATTCATATATCTCGATTCAAGGCCTGGCTCGGAAACATCCCCGGATTTCAGATACCTTTCAGAAACCGGACTTAGGAAAAACTATCTTGAAGGCGAGGACCCGGAAAAAAGTAACCTGAAAAGTACAGAGAGCCTCTATGAGGAAGGAGTGATTCTTTACAGGCAGGGCAGGCTCAGGCTTGCACTTGAAGCTTTCGATATGGTACTTTTAGAAAACCCCAGGCATTTTCCAGCCCTGTTTCATAGAGGAAACACCCTGCTAAAACTCAAACGCTATGAAGAGGCTCTTGAAACGTTTGAAAGTGCCTCCAGGATAAACCCGAATCATCCAGGGCTCTGGACCAATTCCGGGTTTGCACTGGTAAAGCTCGAGCATCTCAGGCAGGCACTTGAAGCTTTCGAGAAGTCTATATCCCTAAACCCGGTACAGAAAAATGCCTGGGAGGGGAAGGAAGCTGTGCTTGTTCGGGTGCGTAAGTGTGAAGAGAAACTGAAGGAATTTGAAAAATCCCTGAAAAGAAATCCTGAGGATGCAGATATCTGGTTTGAGAAAGGCAAACTGTACTTAAAGCTCGGAGAACTTGAAAAATCCAGAGAAGCTTTTGAAAAAGCCCTTGAGGAAAAATCCGAGAATGCAGAGGCCTGGCATCTCAGAGGAAAAATACTTTTTGAAACCGGCTCTGAAAAAGAAGCCCTGCATGCTTTTGAAATGGCACTCAGGAAGAAACCTAACTTTCCTGAAGCCTGGTATGAAAAAGGAAGGGTTTTACTGAGTCTTGGTAACCCTAAAGGAGCAGAAAACGCTTTTAAAATAGCAGCTGACCTGTCAGAAAGTAAGGGAGCTAAAGCAAAAGCTGAAACTGCTCGTGCAAGAGTTAAAAGGTCTGGATCTGTTAAATAG
- a CDS encoding nucleoside deaminase, with protein MSDNDFLFMKRAIELSLENVKKGGGPFGAVIVRNGEILAESCNMVTALNDPTAHAEINVIREAARKLETFDLSGCTIYASCEPCPMCLGAIYWARIGKVVFANTASDAQKIGFADSLIYSEIARPLQERNIEFRQLLRKEALKAFKAWEESENKIDY; from the coding sequence ATGTCAGATAATGATTTTTTATTTATGAAACGGGCAATCGAACTTTCCCTTGAGAATGTCAAGAAAGGAGGAGGCCCTTTTGGGGCAGTAATCGTCAGAAACGGGGAAATCCTTGCAGAGAGCTGCAACATGGTTACTGCACTTAATGACCCTACGGCCCATGCCGAGATAAATGTAATAAGAGAAGCAGCCCGGAAACTCGAGACTTTTGATCTCAGCGGCTGTACTATCTATGCTTCCTGTGAGCCCTGCCCAATGTGCCTTGGGGCAATTTATTGGGCCAGAATTGGTAAAGTCGTTTTTGCCAATACAGCATCTGACGCTCAAAAAATTGGCTTTGCAGATTCTCTTATTTATAGTGAGATCGCACGCCCTCTTCAGGAGAGAAATATAGAGTTCCGGCAGCTCCTAAGGAAAGAGGCCTTGAAGGCTTTTAAAGCATGGGAAGAGTCCGAGAATAAGATAGATTACTGA